Proteins encoded together in one Riemerella anatipestifer window:
- a CDS encoding universal stress protein, with amino-acid sequence MKKRIIVLVDFSEYSENLLKYASDWGSKVDVELVLVHQNNVLVPALADIQDRNKIIRNSNAEAFDKLRGFVKPIISSTLEVSYLASELDLQEILEKLLSEPYHNMILLGTKNAGILKKIFLGSKAVHIIDKIKNSVVVLPGEIDSFSVNRIFVAVKQKYPLNILELNHFLKFVNEKETQIVFFYIAKPEENVEEHKRNLEKLVELYAENYQADYAIYESNVPSEGIKKVINNNETEILVLQKGNRFVTDHIFRKFLVNELVYVGDIPLVVLP; translated from the coding sequence ATGAAAAAACGAATTATTGTATTAGTAGATTTTTCCGAATATTCTGAAAACTTATTGAAATATGCCAGTGATTGGGGAAGCAAGGTTGATGTAGAACTGGTATTAGTTCATCAGAACAATGTGTTGGTACCAGCATTGGCAGATATACAAGATAGAAACAAAATTATTAGAAATTCTAATGCGGAAGCCTTTGATAAACTTAGAGGTTTTGTCAAACCTATTATATCATCTACTTTAGAGGTTTCTTATTTAGCTTCGGAATTAGACTTGCAAGAAATATTAGAAAAGTTACTGAGTGAACCATATCATAATATGATTCTTCTAGGAACAAAAAATGCAGGTATTTTAAAGAAAATATTTTTAGGAAGTAAAGCTGTACATATAATTGATAAAATTAAAAATAGTGTTGTTGTGCTTCCAGGGGAAATTGATTCATTCTCCGTAAATAGAATATTTGTAGCAGTAAAGCAGAAGTATCCGCTGAATATTCTAGAACTGAACCATTTTTTGAAGTTTGTAAATGAAAAAGAAACACAAATTGTTTTTTTCTATATAGCGAAGCCAGAAGAAAATGTGGAAGAACACAAAAGAAATTTGGAGAAATTAGTAGAACTTTATGCTGAAAATTACCAAGCAGACTATGCTATATATGAGTCTAATGTTCCCTCTGAAGGAATAAAGAAAGTCATCAATAATAATGAAACGGAAATTCTTGTATTACAGAAAGGGAATAGATTTGTAACAGACCATATATTTAGGAAGTTTTTAGTTAACGAGTTGGTATATGTAGGTGATATTCCACTGGTAGTGTTACCTTAG
- the pheA gene encoding prephenate dehydratase yields the protein MKIAFLGPQASFTQLAASQVFLNEELLPQTSILDCFIALDEGKVDKIVVPLENSIEGTVSVTLDYLYDFKDIAINTEVVMPISHHLMVHPNNTSVENIISHPQALAQTFHFRRNQFKEILTTDYTSTAAAAKLVSENPNEPWAAVANTYAAKLYNLKILHSNIQDFEQNHTRFVVVSKRGENKLELPYQSLAQKSSLLVTLPTDYAGGLHQILSVFAWRKMNLSKIESRTLKTGLGNYFFFINVVGDWGNILYQNALEELESIGVKVKFLGDYNEYLLEG from the coding sequence ATGAAAATAGCGTTTTTAGGACCACAGGCTTCTTTCACTCAGTTAGCTGCCTCTCAGGTTTTTTTGAATGAGGAGTTATTGCCTCAAACCAGTATATTAGACTGTTTTATAGCCTTAGACGAGGGTAAAGTAGATAAAATTGTAGTTCCTTTAGAAAATTCCATAGAGGGTACCGTTTCAGTAACTCTGGATTATTTATACGATTTTAAAGATATTGCTATCAATACGGAGGTAGTGATGCCTATTTCTCATCATTTAATGGTACACCCTAATAATACTTCGGTAGAGAATATTATTTCTCACCCACAGGCATTAGCCCAAACTTTTCATTTTAGAAGAAATCAATTCAAAGAAATTTTGACCACAGATTATACTTCTACAGCAGCGGCGGCAAAACTAGTTTCAGAAAATCCAAATGAACCTTGGGCAGCGGTTGCGAATACTTATGCAGCAAAGCTTTATAACCTTAAAATTTTACACTCTAACATACAGGATTTTGAACAAAATCATACTCGCTTTGTGGTGGTTTCAAAGAGAGGAGAGAATAAGTTAGAGCTACCGTATCAGTCTTTAGCTCAAAAATCCAGTTTATTGGTTACTTTACCAACGGACTATGCTGGAGGATTACATCAGATTTTATCGGTATTTGCGTGGCGTAAGATGAATTTATCTAAAATAGAAAGTCGAACTCTAAAAACAGGACTTGGTAATTATTTCTTCTTTATCAATGTTGTGGGAGATTGGGGAAATATCCTTTATCAAAATGCATTGGAAGAATTAGAGTCTATAGGAGTTAAAGTTAAATTTCTAGGCGATTATAACGAGTATCTTTTAGAAGGCTAG
- a CDS encoding potassium/proton antiporter codes for MALTTENILLIGSILLFISIIVGKTSYKFGVPTLLLFLAIGMLAGSDGFGGIHFDNSKTAQFIGIVSLNFILFSGGLDTNWKSIKPVIKEGLVLSTVGVLLTALCLGLFVWYVTDFTIYESMLLGSIVSSTDAAAVFSILRSKNLALRTNLRPTLELESGSNDPMAYVLTIAFLTLVINQDQSITSIIPLFFRQMIIGGIAGILFGKLSKFIINNIKLGFEGLYLVLVIAIMFIVFSATDAIDGNGFLAIYICAVYLGNQDIIYKNTILGMYDGLAWLMQIVLFLTLGLLVYPTQIVPYIGIGLVISLFLILVARPASVLISLAFFKMKMRRRLYISWVGLRGAVPIVFATYPLLAGIDKAHIIFNIVFFISVTSVLIQGTTLSIFAKWLNVALPEEEKKNIVEEDESEMANIPKSLLQEYNIEPDYYAKEKRIVDLHFPKSAFIVMIKREGKYLRPGGSTAIKENDTLIVLANKNSDLEEVKQCLRNPINTG; via the coding sequence ATGGCTTTAACGACGGAAAATATATTACTTATTGGTTCTATACTACTTTTCATAAGTATCATTGTTGGAAAAACATCATATAAATTTGGAGTACCTACATTGCTGTTATTTTTGGCTATAGGTATGTTGGCTGGGTCTGATGGTTTTGGAGGAATTCATTTTGATAATTCTAAAACGGCTCAATTTATAGGGATAGTTTCTCTTAATTTTATACTATTTTCGGGAGGTTTAGACACTAATTGGAAATCCATAAAACCCGTCATAAAAGAAGGTTTGGTGTTATCTACGGTAGGCGTTTTACTTACAGCATTATGTTTGGGGCTATTCGTATGGTATGTTACAGATTTTACCATCTATGAGAGTATGCTTTTAGGGTCGATAGTGTCTTCCACAGATGCAGCTGCAGTATTTTCTATTCTTAGGTCAAAGAATTTGGCATTAAGAACTAATCTTAGACCAACTCTAGAGCTGGAAAGTGGTAGTAATGACCCGATGGCGTATGTGCTCACAATAGCTTTCTTAACCTTAGTTATCAATCAAGACCAAAGTATAACTTCTATTATACCGTTGTTTTTTAGACAAATGATAATAGGTGGTATTGCGGGGATTTTGTTTGGGAAATTAAGTAAGTTTATTATAAATAATATTAAACTAGGTTTTGAGGGACTTTATCTAGTTTTAGTAATAGCCATTATGTTTATTGTATTCTCTGCGACAGATGCAATAGATGGTAATGGGTTCTTGGCTATTTATATATGTGCGGTGTATTTAGGTAATCAAGATATTATCTACAAGAATACCATTCTAGGAATGTATGACGGTTTGGCTTGGCTTATGCAAATTGTTCTGTTCCTTACTTTGGGGCTTTTGGTTTATCCAACTCAAATAGTTCCTTACATAGGTATAGGTTTAGTAATATCATTGTTTTTAATACTAGTAGCTCGTCCAGCAAGTGTGCTTATTAGTCTCGCCTTTTTCAAAATGAAAATGAGAAGAAGACTTTATATATCATGGGTAGGACTTAGAGGTGCAGTACCTATCGTATTTGCAACTTACCCTTTATTAGCAGGGATAGATAAAGCTCACATTATCTTTAATATTGTATTCTTTATATCAGTTACCTCTGTTCTTATTCAAGGGACTACGCTTTCCATTTTTGCTAAATGGCTTAATGTAGCATTACCAGAGGAAGAAAAGAAAAATATAGTAGAAGAAGACGAAAGCGAAATGGCAAACATTCCTAAATCTCTTTTGCAAGAATATAATATAGAGCCAGATTATTATGCTAAAGAAAAACGAATAGTAGATTTACATTTTCCTAAGTCAGCGTTTATAGTGATGATAAAGAGGGAAGGGAAGTATCTTCGCCCAGGAGGTTCTACCGCTATAAAAGAAAATGATACTCTTATTGTTTTAGCAAATAAGAATAGTGATTTGGAAGAAGTAAAACAATGTTTGCGTAACCCAATAAATACAGGATAG
- a CDS encoding aminopeptidase yields MKKALSSILIFLFFILSCAVKAQQDSVWVKVSFPETKENRVTINQKIVHYQNENSNSIQLLNWTAAYQPKNTTLAKRMLEARKTDLYFSKPKDRGYLKGLSINGEKYTNLDQEIITIPLENIKSRDNKIELNLIYELQLPHSKYTGIGWDSEKEKALLKYFFLVPNTSYTPRHFQNLDEKQYIGVFWNVQLDNPLLKASSNLQEVQPNHFTGTLNTDPEFVISLKNSEENFTIIYKNTLVEFAYPVKQEEKQSLYFYVPLQLNFIEESLGKLPNKILISERTKNENNFTGIDDFKLGKFKFKMFSDAQKTDLNYFSIISKKCVEHLLQTDNLNAHWIENGLKTYLEIRYLKTVYNDEKLLGQLPDKLTLFKISPLKWSNASKLKLTERYGITYQYITSQNLDQPIDTPLQLMSNFNTMAVSQMEAGSLFNFIAEKMGVNQFNNFLKRYLSEHNGTVINKEDFLNQLIVESKYSTNFAANFIRKKNRLDFKIKKVEKQKNGLLVHIHKNTEEKVPFQLKVTNFDNQDSLYWYDSSNKKKEIYYIPQTDVEKIVINDDYLLPEYNVRNNYLYTKGIFYNMKKPRLKFYTDIPDPEYEEIYISPCLNYNFYDKVLIGARISNSNLLDKPFLYSVMPYYSTGTNKLTGSAGVSYNILPPNSFFQNWRIGANATYFHYNKDLAFRRLTIFSNITLPKDARSQIEQRFGASFQHLTRDLSPLMQKMNDYDKYSLFNINYTYSDRKAIHEKLFSTNFQAGGDFSKISAEAFYRWEYQQNKKLSLRFFGGYFLQNQTRNSYFDFGISYLSNYAFTYSIIRQTNSNYLAPRQFIMAEGAFKSAINDTANQWINSVNIDLHSFRFFSVYADVGLYKNKNQSPHFIWDTGASLKVIPDLFEIYFPIQSSLGFEPSFKDYSKRIRFMFNFNLNAVVNQLRRGWF; encoded by the coding sequence GTGAAAAAAGCATTATCATCTATTCTAATATTTTTATTTTTTATTCTAAGTTGTGCTGTAAAAGCTCAGCAAGATAGTGTTTGGGTTAAAGTTTCCTTTCCCGAAACGAAAGAAAATAGAGTTACTATCAATCAAAAAATCGTTCACTATCAAAACGAAAATTCAAATAGTATTCAGCTTCTAAACTGGACAGCAGCTTATCAACCTAAAAACACCACCCTAGCTAAAAGAATGCTAGAAGCTCGAAAAACTGACCTCTATTTCTCCAAACCAAAAGATAGAGGCTATCTAAAAGGTTTAAGTATCAACGGCGAAAAATATACCAATCTTGACCAAGAAATTATTACTATTCCATTAGAAAATATCAAAAGTAGAGATAATAAAATAGAACTGAATCTAATCTACGAACTACAACTTCCACACTCCAAATACACAGGCATAGGCTGGGATTCAGAAAAAGAAAAAGCTTTACTAAAGTATTTCTTTCTGGTTCCTAATACCAGCTATACACCAAGACATTTCCAAAATTTGGACGAAAAACAATATATAGGTGTTTTTTGGAACGTACAATTAGATAACCCTCTACTTAAAGCAAGTAGCAATCTGCAAGAAGTTCAGCCAAACCACTTTACAGGAACTCTAAATACAGACCCTGAATTTGTAATTTCATTAAAAAATAGTGAGGAAAATTTCACAATAATCTACAAAAATACTTTAGTAGAGTTTGCCTATCCTGTAAAACAAGAGGAAAAACAATCGCTCTATTTTTATGTGCCGCTTCAGCTCAATTTCATAGAAGAAAGTTTAGGTAAATTACCTAACAAAATACTCATAAGTGAAAGAACTAAAAACGAAAATAACTTTACAGGAATTGATGATTTTAAGTTAGGAAAGTTTAAGTTTAAAATGTTCAGCGATGCTCAAAAAACTGATCTTAATTACTTCTCCATCATTTCAAAGAAGTGTGTAGAACATCTTTTACAAACGGATAATCTTAATGCCCATTGGATTGAAAACGGACTAAAAACATACTTAGAAATAAGATATCTAAAGACCGTTTATAACGATGAAAAACTCTTAGGACAATTACCTGATAAACTCACTCTTTTCAAAATAAGCCCTCTAAAATGGAGTAATGCTTCTAAACTTAAGCTTACAGAGCGGTATGGGATTACTTATCAATACATTACTAGCCAAAATCTAGACCAGCCAATAGACACTCCACTCCAACTAATGAGTAACTTTAATACGATGGCAGTAAGCCAAATGGAAGCTGGAAGTTTGTTCAACTTTATTGCCGAAAAAATGGGCGTAAATCAGTTTAATAATTTTTTAAAAAGATATTTATCAGAACATAACGGAACGGTTATCAATAAAGAAGATTTCTTAAATCAACTCATTGTTGAATCCAAATATTCTACAAATTTTGCAGCTAATTTCATCAGGAAAAAAAACAGATTAGATTTCAAAATTAAAAAGGTTGAAAAACAAAAAAATGGACTGCTTGTTCATATTCACAAAAATACTGAGGAAAAAGTACCATTTCAATTAAAAGTTACAAATTTTGACAATCAAGATAGTCTATATTGGTATGATTCTTCGAACAAAAAGAAAGAAATTTACTACATTCCACAAACCGATGTAGAAAAAATCGTAATAAACGACGACTATCTTCTTCCCGAATATAATGTTAGGAATAATTATCTCTATACCAAAGGAATATTCTATAATATGAAAAAGCCAAGACTAAAATTTTATACCGATATTCCAGACCCAGAATATGAGGAAATTTATATTTCACCTTGTTTAAATTATAATTTTTACGATAAAGTACTTATAGGAGCTCGTATAAGTAACAGTAATCTTTTAGACAAGCCTTTCCTTTATTCTGTAATGCCTTACTATAGTACAGGAACTAATAAACTTACTGGCTCAGCAGGAGTATCCTATAATATTTTACCACCTAACAGTTTTTTTCAAAATTGGAGAATAGGAGCAAATGCTACGTATTTTCACTATAATAAAGACTTGGCTTTTAGAAGACTAACAATTTTTTCTAATATCACTTTGCCTAAAGATGCTAGAAGTCAAATAGAGCAAAGATTTGGGGCTTCATTTCAGCATCTTACAAGAGATTTAAGTCCATTGATGCAAAAAATGAACGATTATGATAAGTATAGCTTATTCAATATAAATTATACCTACTCTGATAGAAAAGCTATACATGAAAAGCTATTTTCAACCAATTTCCAAGCAGGTGGAGATTTTAGCAAAATTTCAGCAGAAGCCTTTTACAGATGGGAATATCAACAAAATAAAAAACTTAGTTTAAGATTTTTTGGAGGCTATTTTTTACAGAATCAAACAAGAAACTCTTACTTTGATTTTGGAATTTCTTACTTATCTAACTATGCATTTACCTATAGCATCATTAGACAAACTAATAGCAACTACCTTGCTCCTAGACAATTTATAATGGCAGAAGGAGCGTTTAAGTCTGCTATAAATGATACCGCAAACCAATGGATAAACAGTGTTAATATAGACTTACATTCGTTCCGTTTCTTTAGCGTATACGCAGATGTAGGATTGTATAAAAATAAAAACCAATCTCCACACTTTATATGGGATACGGGTGCAAGTCTAAAAGTTATTCCTGATTTATTTGAAATTTACTTCCCTATCCAATCATCTTTAGGGTTTGAGCCTTCTTTTAAAGACTACTCTAAAAGGATTAGATTTATGTTTAATTTCAACCTAAATGCAGTAGTAAACCAACTTAGGAGAGGTTGGTTTTAA
- the map gene encoding type I methionyl aminopeptidase — translation MIQLKTIEELRLMKESAQLVSKTLGMLAKEIKPGVTTNYLDTLAAEYIKDHGGEPAFLGMYGFPKNLCISPNSEVVHGIPNDTPLKEGDILSVDCGVYMNGFYGDHAYSFEVGEVTPETKKLLKVTKESLYKGIEQCVRGKRVGDISHAIQSHCEAHGYGVVRELVGHGLGKKMHEDPQVPNYGRKGSGKVLKDGIALAIEPMINMGTHEVVFHSDGWTVTTKDNLPSAHFEHNVCIIGGKPVLLSTFKYIYEALGISSSEEEPFNMDF, via the coding sequence ATGATACAGCTTAAGACGATTGAGGAGCTAAGATTGATGAAGGAGAGTGCCCAACTGGTTTCTAAAACTTTGGGTATGTTGGCAAAGGAAATAAAACCAGGCGTTACCACCAATTATTTAGATACTCTAGCAGCGGAATACATCAAAGACCACGGCGGCGAACCTGCTTTCCTAGGAATGTATGGCTTTCCTAAAAATCTTTGTATTTCGCCAAATTCAGAGGTGGTACACGGTATTCCTAATGATACTCCTCTTAAAGAGGGCGATATACTTTCTGTAGATTGTGGCGTCTATATGAATGGATTTTACGGCGACCACGCTTACTCTTTTGAAGTAGGAGAAGTAACTCCAGAAACAAAAAAATTATTAAAAGTAACCAAAGAATCTTTATACAAAGGGATAGAACAATGCGTAAGAGGAAAACGCGTTGGTGATATATCTCACGCTATACAAAGCCATTGCGAGGCTCATGGTTATGGTGTGGTGAGAGAACTTGTAGGGCATGGCTTAGGCAAAAAAATGCACGAAGACCCACAAGTACCTAACTACGGCAGAAAAGGAAGTGGAAAGGTATTAAAAGACGGTATTGCTCTAGCTATAGAACCCATGATTAACATGGGAACTCACGAAGTAGTTTTCCATAGCGATGGCTGGACGGTAACTACTAAAGATAACCTTCCTTCAGCACACTTTGAACATAATGTATGTATCATTGGAGGGAAACCTGTTTTACTCTCTACCTTTAAATATATTTATGAAGCTCTCGGTATCAGTAGTTCAGAAGAAGAACCTTTTAATATGGATTTTTAA
- a CDS encoding copper resistance protein NlpE, producing MKNFGIAILVLGALVSCNKKENEKNSVNHTSSEVVQESVTDKNETTETYEGVFPCADCDGIKVTLTLNQKDWSYHMTSDYMDKEKLENNGTFTWDVTKKFITLTDGEDAEEQQVFYVSDKGLFLVPEVGSKDIKEDYQLTKK from the coding sequence ATGAAAAATTTTGGTATTGCTATTTTGGTTTTAGGAGCATTGGTATCTTGTAATAAAAAAGAAAATGAAAAAAACTCTGTAAATCATACTTCATCAGAGGTAGTTCAAGAAAGTGTTACTGATAAAAATGAAACTACTGAAACTTATGAAGGAGTATTTCCTTGTGCTGATTGTGATGGGATTAAGGTTACTCTGACTTTAAACCAAAAAGACTGGTCTTATCACATGACTTCAGATTATATGGATAAGGAAAAGTTAGAAAACAACGGAACTTTTACATGGGATGTTACCAAAAAATTCATTACACTCACCGATGGAGAAGATGCTGAGGAACAACAGGTATTCTATGTTTCGGACAAGGGTTTATTTCTAGTTCCAGAAGTTGGTTCTAAAGATATTAAAGAAGATTATCAACTTACAAAGAAATAA
- the secD gene encoding protein translocase subunit SecD gives MQGKGLITVVAIVLGLICLNEMLPTFYASKVEKEARAIAGDNQAKYQKEIDRLSKDTLNLWFTKLYYTAAKEREMKLGLDLKGGINVLLEINQRDLVMDLTNYSSNPILIEALDKTDVAQRNSTKSYIEDFFVQFDNVNKSKGANLKLASPEIFGTQKLSSEIKFNTNDDEVKSIIRKKIDAAVGSAYEVIRTRIDKMGVTQPNVQRVPGTGRILVEMPGIKDIDRVKKMLQTSAKLQFWEVQQVPEVAPYFEQLSKLVLAKGDSMGVAKTTNFPALLNLNTLRSNGVGNIKLSDTATVNKILNSSVALNARPSNIKYTKFLWAYKPESTDPDHLVLYAIRSNISGKAPVDGAVDKANISYDQIGRVVVDMQMDSEGTKDWKILTEKNVGKPVAVTLDNRVYTAPNVVNAIPNGRTQISGNFTQDEAQDLVNVLNTGKLPASAKIVQADVVGPSLGQASIDAGMWSFIIAFIFIVVYIIFYYGGAGVYAVIAMIINLFYIFGIMDSMDATLTLPGIAGIVLTMAMAVDTNVIIYERTKEELFAGKNIREAYHDGFKHALSAIVDGHITTLLTAVVLYIFGTGPIQGFAVTLIIGLIMTFFTSVLLSRVMIFSRLNKGKGLSVWTSATKNVFRNVWVAFIEKRKFAYAFSGVLTAICVVSIVVNGFKLGVDFEGGRNYVVKFDKTVDAAQAEASLSELFQTKDGKNNSVDVKTFGTSNQLKITTDYKIDDESLAADQEIEAKLFEGLKSNYPAGYTLDKFKSAEGDNLGIVSSTKVGPSVADDIKIGGTFAVLASLLGIFIYILFRFRRWQFSLGAVLALFHDAIIILGAYSLFYKISPFNMEINQDFIAAILTVLGYSINDTVIVFDRIREYLRERKSTTLEGLFNDSISSTLGRTINTSLTVMLVILAIFIFGGDSLRGFMFALLLGIGFGTYSSIFIASGISYDLLKGKKQEDIKI, from the coding sequence ATGCAAGGAAAAGGACTTATTACAGTTGTTGCGATTGTTCTAGGGCTTATTTGTCTTAACGAAATGCTCCCTACTTTTTATGCGAGCAAGGTAGAGAAAGAAGCTAGAGCAATAGCAGGAGACAATCAGGCAAAGTATCAAAAAGAGATAGATCGTCTGTCTAAAGATACTCTTAATTTATGGTTTACTAAACTTTATTACACTGCCGCTAAAGAGCGTGAAATGAAGTTAGGTCTAGACTTAAAAGGTGGTATCAATGTGCTTTTGGAAATCAATCAGAGAGATTTGGTGATGGATTTAACTAACTATTCATCTAACCCAATCCTCATAGAAGCACTAGATAAAACAGATGTAGCTCAGAGAAATTCTACTAAATCTTATATAGAGGACTTCTTTGTTCAGTTTGATAACGTGAACAAAAGTAAAGGAGCAAACTTAAAGTTAGCGAGTCCAGAAATATTTGGAACTCAAAAATTAAGTAGTGAAATCAAATTTAACACTAATGATGATGAGGTTAAATCTATCATCAGAAAGAAGATAGATGCTGCGGTAGGTTCTGCTTATGAAGTTATTAGAACTCGTATAGACAAAATGGGAGTTACTCAACCTAATGTTCAGAGAGTACCTGGTACAGGTAGAATATTGGTGGAGATGCCAGGTATTAAAGATATTGATAGAGTAAAGAAAATGCTTCAGACTTCTGCTAAACTTCAGTTTTGGGAAGTTCAGCAAGTGCCAGAAGTAGCACCTTACTTTGAGCAACTTTCAAAATTAGTATTAGCTAAGGGAGATTCTATGGGTGTTGCTAAAACAACTAATTTCCCAGCGTTACTTAATCTAAATACGCTTAGAAGCAATGGAGTTGGTAACATTAAGTTAAGCGACACAGCTACTGTTAACAAAATTCTTAATAGCTCAGTGGCTTTAAACGCAAGACCAAGTAACATTAAATATACTAAGTTTTTATGGGCTTATAAGCCTGAATCTACAGACCCTGACCACTTGGTATTGTATGCTATTCGTTCTAATATTTCAGGTAAAGCTCCTGTAGATGGTGCGGTAGATAAGGCAAATATCAGCTACGACCAAATAGGTAGAGTAGTGGTAGATATGCAGATGGATAGTGAGGGTACTAAGGACTGGAAGATTCTAACTGAAAAAAATGTAGGTAAACCAGTAGCGGTTACTCTAGACAATAGAGTATATACAGCACCTAATGTAGTGAATGCAATCCCTAATGGGCGTACACAAATTTCGGGGAACTTTACTCAAGATGAAGCTCAAGATTTAGTAAATGTTTTAAACACAGGTAAATTACCAGCAAGTGCTAAAATTGTACAGGCAGATGTTGTAGGTCCATCTTTAGGGCAGGCTTCTATCGATGCGGGTATGTGGTCATTTATTATAGCATTTATCTTTATTGTAGTTTATATTATATTCTACTACGGAGGTGCAGGTGTTTATGCTGTAATTGCTATGATTATCAACTTGTTCTATATCTTTGGTATTATGGACTCTATGGATGCTACGCTTACTTTACCAGGTATTGCGGGTATAGTTCTAACGATGGCGATGGCAGTAGATACCAATGTAATTATCTATGAAAGAACTAAAGAAGAGCTTTTTGCAGGTAAAAATATTAGAGAGGCTTATCATGATGGTTTCAAACATGCACTTTCTGCGATTGTAGACGGACATATTACTACATTGCTTACTGCGGTGGTGCTTTATATATTTGGTACAGGACCTATCCAAGGTTTCGCGGTAACACTTATTATAGGTCTTATTATGACATTCTTTACTTCAGTGCTACTTTCTAGAGTAATGATATTTAGTAGACTTAATAAAGGTAAAGGTCTTTCTGTATGGACATCAGCTACGAAAAATGTATTTAGAAATGTATGGGTAGCCTTCATAGAGAAGAGAAAGTTTGCTTATGCTTTTTCAGGAGTTCTTACTGCTATATGTGTGGTTTCTATAGTGGTAAACGGCTTTAAGCTAGGGGTAGATTTTGAAGGAGGAAGAAACTATGTAGTTAAGTTTGATAAAACTGTAGATGCTGCTCAAGCGGAAGCTAGTCTATCAGAATTGTTCCAAACTAAGGACGGAAAGAATAACTCAGTAGATGTAAAGACATTTGGTACTTCTAATCAATTAAAAATCACAACTGACTATAAGATTGATGATGAATCATTAGCGGCAGACCAAGAGATTGAAGCTAAATTATTTGAAGGATTGAAGTCTAATTATCCAGCTGGTTATACATTAGATAAATTTAAGAGTGCGGAAGGAGATAATTTAGGTATAGTTTCATCTACTAAAGTAGGACCATCTGTAGCGGATGATATTAAGATAGGTGGTACTTTTGCAGTACTAGCTTCTTTATTAGGAATATTTATCTATATTTTGTTCCGTTTTAGAAGATGGCAGTTCTCTCTAGGTGCTGTGTTAGCATTGTTCCATGACGCTATTATCATTTTAGGAGCTTACTCTTTATTCTATAAAATTTCTCCTTTCAATATGGAGATTAATCAGGACTTTATCGCAGCGATACTTACAGTGCTAGGGTACTCTATCAATGATACTGTAATTGTATTTGACCGTATCCGTGAATATCTAAGAGAGAGAAAGTCTACTACTTTGGAAGGGTTGTTTAATGATTCCATTAGTAGTACTTTGGGTAGAACTATTAACACTTCACTTACTGTAATGTTAGTAATTTTAGCGATATTCATATTTGGAGGTGATAGTTTAAGAGGGTTTATGTTTGCCTTATTATTAGGTATTGGTTTTGGTACTTATTCTTCTATCTTTATTGCTTCGGGTATATCGTATGATTTACTAAAAGGTAAAAAACAGGAAGATATCAAAATTTAA
- a CDS encoding BT0820 family HAD-type phosphatase — protein MLNNKKLAIDFDGTIVEDAYPGIGKPKVFAFETLKKLQMEGYRLILWTYRSGKALDEAVEFCRKHGLEFYAINSSFEGEVFDSATQSRKLDADLFIDDRNLGGFPGWGEVYNIIKDKIEFRVEGKEVLAYSKLKKEKKKGLFW, from the coding sequence ATGCTTAACAATAAAAAATTAGCCATAGATTTTGATGGCACTATTGTAGAAGACGCTTACCCAGGAATAGGTAAGCCTAAAGTTTTTGCATTTGAAACTCTAAAAAAACTCCAAATGGAAGGCTATAGACTAATACTATGGACTTACCGTAGCGGAAAAGCTCTAGACGAAGCCGTAGAATTCTGCAGAAAACATGGACTAGAATTTTATGCTATCAACTCAAGTTTTGAAGGAGAAGTTTTTGATAGTGCTACACAAAGTAGAAAGCTTGATGCAGATTTATTTATTGATGATAGAAACCTTGGTGGTTTCCCAGGTTGGGGCGAAGTTTATAATATCATTAAAGATAAAATAGAATTCAGAGTAGAAGGGAAAGAAGTTTTAGCCTATTCTAAACTAAAAAAAGAAAAGAAAAAAGGGCTTTTTTGGTAA